A single region of the Chitinophaga niabensis genome encodes:
- a CDS encoding ABC transporter permease subunit, with the protein MIQLLNIEWMKVKAYRTFWILTILFFVGVPLLNIAIESFVSQTKEVSLLLGSPFAFPRVWDTTAWVASMVTPVMGIMLIIFLTNENNFRTVRQNIIDGWSRDQYIAAKFGVLITTTLFITLLIVVTALIFGLKNGTGDASENMIYIFYAFVQSLAYLSLAFFLGVYMKRAGIAIGIYIMYAYVGEFVIAGILDYKVVRHMGAFLPLESTDRLIPGLSNFARKLAQQGHTPPSDTQYVLIALFYIALFNFLSWRKIKKADL; encoded by the coding sequence ATGATACAACTGTTGAATATAGAGTGGATGAAGGTAAAGGCCTACCGCACCTTCTGGATACTCACCATCTTATTTTTCGTTGGAGTACCGCTGTTAAATATTGCGATTGAGAGCTTCGTTTCTCAAACCAAGGAAGTGAGCTTATTACTGGGCTCCCCTTTTGCTTTTCCGAGAGTATGGGATACTACTGCATGGGTAGCCAGCATGGTAACACCTGTAATGGGCATTATGCTGATCATCTTCCTGACCAATGAGAATAACTTCCGCACTGTCCGGCAAAACATCATTGATGGCTGGAGCCGGGACCAGTATATTGCTGCAAAATTTGGTGTGCTGATCACCACTACGCTCTTTATTACATTGCTGATAGTAGTGACGGCACTTATCTTTGGGTTGAAGAACGGAACAGGAGATGCTTCAGAAAATATGATCTATATCTTCTACGCGTTTGTACAAAGCTTAGCTTACCTCTCACTGGCTTTCTTCCTGGGTGTTTATATGAAAAGGGCCGGTATCGCTATTGGCATTTATATAATGTATGCATATGTGGGTGAATTTGTGATTGCCGGGATCCTGGATTATAAAGTAGTACGCCATATGGGAGCATTTCTGCCATTGGAAAGTACGGACAGGCTGATACCGGGTTTATCCAATTTTGCACGCAAGCTGGCTCAGCAAGGTCATACCCCGCCATCTGATACACAATACGTACTCATTGCCCTGTTCTACATCGCGCTGTTCAACTTCCTTTCCTGGAGGAAAATTAAGAAAGCAGATCTCTAG
- the surE gene encoding 5'/3'-nucleotidase SurE: protein MKKEKLILVTNDDGITSPGIRTLIEAVQPLGKVVVVAPDSPQSGKGHAITLGFPLRLSEVKIFDGIEAWTCSGTPVDCVKLARDKILDRTPDLCVSGINHGANHSINIIYSGTMSAAMEAAIEGIPSVGFSYLNYSYDADMSTCKQVAEIVTKKMLGTVLPPHTLFNVNIPDVDANQYKGIRMSRQANAKWVEEFDERRDPTGKKYYWLTGEFKNQDTGEDTDVWALENGYTSIVPVQFDLTDYRLKKKLEAEWSF from the coding sequence GTGAAGAAGGAGAAGCTTATACTGGTCACTAATGACGACGGCATAACGTCGCCGGGCATACGTACATTGATCGAAGCCGTGCAGCCGCTTGGTAAAGTAGTAGTGGTAGCGCCGGACAGCCCGCAATCGGGCAAAGGGCATGCGATTACACTGGGATTTCCTTTACGCCTGAGTGAAGTGAAGATCTTTGACGGAATTGAAGCATGGACCTGTTCCGGTACGCCGGTGGATTGTGTGAAGCTGGCAAGGGACAAGATCCTTGACCGTACGCCGGACCTTTGTGTAAGCGGCATCAACCATGGCGCTAATCACTCTATCAACATCATTTATTCCGGTACAATGTCTGCGGCTATGGAAGCAGCTATAGAAGGTATTCCGTCTGTAGGGTTTTCTTACCTTAATTATTCTTACGATGCAGATATGAGCACCTGCAAACAGGTAGCAGAAATAGTAACGAAGAAGATGCTGGGAACAGTACTGCCACCGCATACCCTGTTCAATGTGAATATCCCGGATGTGGACGCCAACCAATACAAAGGCATCCGCATGAGCCGTCAGGCAAATGCCAAATGGGTAGAGGAGTTTGATGAACGCCGTGACCCTACCGGTAAAAAGTATTACTGGCTCACAGGCGAATTCAAGAACCAGGATACAGGGGAAGATACAGATGTATGGGCATTGGAAAACGGTTACACGTCTATTGTACCGGTGCAGTTTGATCTGACTGATTACCGACTCAAGAAAAAACTGGAAGCTGAATGGAGCTTCTGA
- the lpxB gene encoding lipid-A-disaccharide synthase yields the protein MKYYIIAGEASGDLHGSNLIKQIKQLDTTADIRCWGGDMMEQAGATVVKHYRDLAFMGFIEVVMNLRTIFKNLDICKKDILAYQPDVLVLIDYPGFNLRIAEWAKQQGLKVVYYISPQVWAWKEGRVKKIRETVDKMLVILPFEKDFYRKWDFEVEYVGHPLIEVVKAAKEAPSSPRFSDKPVIALLPGSRKQEVKEKLPVMLSMARYFPEYQFIMAQAPSLEDSFIKGFTSAYPNVSVVKGQTYPLLLQASAALVTSGTATLETALFGVPEVVCYKGSPVSYFFAKYLIKVKYISLVNLIMDKPVVKELIQHDLTEENLLKELTLLLKDEARQQQMKADYSVLWTLLGDGTASRKAAEAIVGFVR from the coding sequence GTGAAGTACTACATCATAGCTGGCGAAGCCTCCGGAGACCTGCATGGAAGCAACCTTATCAAACAGATCAAACAGTTGGATACAACTGCTGATATCCGTTGCTGGGGAGGTGATATGATGGAACAGGCAGGCGCCACTGTAGTAAAACATTACCGCGACCTGGCCTTCATGGGCTTTATTGAAGTGGTGATGAACCTGCGCACTATTTTTAAGAACCTCGACATCTGTAAGAAAGATATCCTGGCCTATCAGCCGGATGTACTCGTATTAATAGATTATCCCGGCTTTAACCTCCGTATTGCCGAATGGGCAAAACAGCAGGGCCTCAAAGTGGTATATTACATCAGTCCGCAGGTCTGGGCCTGGAAAGAAGGCCGCGTGAAAAAGATCAGGGAAACTGTGGACAAAATGCTGGTGATCCTGCCATTTGAAAAAGACTTCTACCGTAAATGGGATTTTGAAGTGGAATATGTGGGGCACCCTTTGATAGAAGTAGTGAAAGCTGCGAAGGAGGCTCCTTCTTCACCCCGTTTCTCAGATAAACCCGTGATTGCTTTATTGCCCGGCAGCCGTAAACAGGAAGTGAAAGAAAAGCTGCCTGTAATGCTGTCTATGGCGCGGTATTTTCCGGAATACCAGTTTATCATGGCACAGGCGCCCAGCCTGGAAGATAGTTTTATCAAAGGATTTACCAGCGCCTACCCGAATGTATCCGTGGTAAAAGGGCAAACCTATCCGCTTTTGTTGCAAGCCTCTGCTGCATTGGTAACATCCGGTACGGCTACTTTGGAAACTGCTTTGTTCGGCGTGCCGGAAGTGGTTTGTTATAAAGGCAGCCCCGTATCTTATTTCTTCGCCAAATACCTGATCAAAGTAAAATACATCTCCCTCGTGAACCTGATCATGGATAAGCCTGTTGTGAAAGAGCTGATCCAGCATGATCTCACGGAAGAAAATCTCCTGAAAGAATTAACGCTTTTGCTGAAAGACGAAGCCCGCCAGCAGCAAATGAAAGCGGATTACTCCGTGCTGTGGACCCTCCTGGGTGATGGCACTGCTTCCCGCAAGGCTGCGGAGGCAATTGTAGGCTTTGTGCG